From the genome of Haloarcula limicola, one region includes:
- a CDS encoding heme ABC transporter ATP-binding protein, which produces MIDASGLSVELGGQRILSGVDLAVDCGSLVGLVGPNGAGKTTVLRTLRATLTPDEGAVRVAGERLADLSARAVSQLVASTPQTTTLSFEFTVEQAVEMGRTPHLGRFDRADEADREAVQAAMERAEVARFADRAVTSLSGGERQRVLLARALAQATPVLLLDEPTANLDINHAVRTLELASSLVAEGKTAVAAIHDLNLAARYCDELVLLADGEVRAAGAPRDVLTTETLGDAFDAETLVTGQPGFDAPLVTPLADRDPVDAHVHVVGTGTQAAAAVARLVAAGLTVSVGVVPAGDAAAERATELDCEAVTVPPFAGVDEHSRERASELAREADAAVLAGDAGDANQSVVAAARRLVAVEGEGVPRVESGRTTVTDIEGLPEAVAALPDYDERKSRSERVRQERQDR; this is translated from the coding sequence ATGATCGACGCCTCCGGCCTGTCGGTCGAGCTCGGCGGTCAGCGGATCCTCTCGGGCGTCGACCTCGCCGTCGACTGCGGCTCGCTCGTCGGCCTCGTCGGGCCGAACGGCGCGGGCAAGACGACGGTGTTGCGGACCCTGCGCGCGACGCTCACCCCCGACGAGGGCGCGGTGCGCGTCGCCGGCGAACGGCTCGCCGACCTCTCGGCGCGGGCGGTGAGCCAGTTGGTCGCCAGCACGCCCCAGACGACGACGCTCTCCTTCGAGTTCACCGTCGAGCAGGCCGTCGAGATGGGGCGGACGCCCCATCTCGGGCGGTTCGACCGCGCGGACGAGGCCGACCGCGAAGCGGTGCAGGCGGCGATGGAGCGGGCCGAAGTCGCGCGGTTCGCCGACCGGGCGGTCACATCGCTGTCGGGCGGCGAGCGCCAGCGCGTCCTGCTCGCGCGCGCCCTCGCACAGGCGACGCCGGTGCTCCTGCTCGACGAGCCGACGGCGAACCTCGACATCAACCACGCCGTCCGCACCCTCGAACTGGCGTCGTCGCTCGTCGCCGAGGGGAAGACGGCCGTCGCCGCCATCCACGACCTGAACCTCGCCGCGCGGTACTGCGACGAACTCGTCTTGCTCGCGGACGGCGAGGTGCGGGCGGCGGGCGCTCCCCGGGACGTACTCACGACGGAGACGCTCGGCGACGCCTTCGACGCCGAGACGCTCGTCACCGGCCAACCCGGGTTCGACGCGCCGCTGGTGACGCCGCTCGCCGACCGCGACCCCGTGGACGCACACGTCCACGTCGTCGGCACCGGGACGCAGGCGGCGGCGGCCGTCGCCCGCCTCGTCGCGGCCGGTCTCACGGTCAGCGTCGGCGTCGTCCCGGCCGGTGACGCCGCCGCCGAGCGCGCGACCGAACTCGACTGCGAGGCCGTCACCGTCCCGCCGTTCGCCGGCGTGGACGAGCATTCGCGGGAACGGGCGAGCGAACTGGCCCGCGAGGCCGACGCCGCCGTGCTCGCCGGCGACGCGGGCGACGCGAACCAGTCCGTCGTCGCGGCCGCGCGCCGCCTCGTCGCCGTCGAAGGCGAGGGTGTCCCGCGCGTCGAGTCGGGGCGAACCACCGTCACCGACATCGAGGGGCTTCCCGAGGCGGTGGCCGCCCTGCCGGACTACGATGAGCGGAAGTCCCGGTCGGAGCGCGTGCGTCAGGAACGGCAAGACCGATAG
- the btuC gene encoding vitamin B12 ABC transporter permease BtuC: protein MRTGGRVVSWSLALAALLALVVTVSAGIGPVWIPPAAVAKVLLEAIVVPTAVDVSGTTLDVTTRPLFRFPVEDLQRQIVLQVRLPRILLGAVVGFSLAAAGTIMQGIFRNPMADPSIIGVSSGAAVGAVGFIVAPMAFPFGLGLRGAAFAGALVAAFGVYLIATQNGRTPVATLLLAGVAVQTFLGAVVSFLLLHSGESIRRALFWLMGHLKGATWPEVWTTLLLVALPFVGLLAYARDLNVLLLGEEDAQSLGIDVERTKRLLLAFSSLVTAAGVAVTGVIGFVGLIVPHVMRLVVGPDHRILLPTAALAGASFLVATDTVARSGAAEVPVGILTAALGAPFFLYLLRKREVHEL, encoded by the coding sequence ATGCGTACAGGGGGACGCGTCGTCTCGTGGTCGCTCGCGCTCGCGGCGCTGCTGGCGCTCGTCGTCACCGTGAGCGCCGGCATCGGCCCGGTGTGGATTCCGCCGGCGGCGGTGGCGAAGGTCCTCTTAGAGGCGATCGTCGTCCCGACGGCCGTCGACGTCTCGGGGACGACGCTCGACGTGACCACCCGTCCTCTGTTTCGGTTCCCCGTCGAGGACTTACAGCGCCAGATCGTGTTGCAGGTCCGGCTCCCCCGTATCCTCTTAGGGGCCGTCGTCGGCTTCTCGCTCGCGGCGGCGGGCACCATCATGCAGGGCATCTTCCGGAATCCGATGGCCGACCCCTCCATCATCGGCGTCTCCTCGGGCGCGGCGGTCGGCGCGGTGGGGTTCATCGTCGCGCCGATGGCGTTCCCGTTCGGCCTCGGCCTGCGCGGGGCGGCCTTCGCGGGCGCGCTGGTCGCGGCCTTTGGCGTCTACCTCATTGCCACGCAGAACGGCCGCACGCCCGTGGCGACGCTTCTCTTGGCTGGGGTCGCCGTCCAGACGTTCCTCGGCGCGGTCGTCTCCTTCCTCCTGCTCCACAGCGGCGAGAGCATCCGCCGGGCGCTGTTCTGGCTCATGGGCCACCTCAAGGGCGCGACGTGGCCGGAGGTGTGGACGACCCTCCTGCTGGTCGCGCTCCCCTTCGTCGGCCTGCTCGCCTACGCGCGGGACCTGAACGTCCTCCTGCTCGGCGAGGAGGACGCACAGAGCCTCGGTATCGACGTCGAGCGGACCAAGCGCCTGCTGCTGGCCTTCTCCTCGCTCGTCACGGCCGCGGGCGTCGCCGTCACGGGCGTCATCGGCTTCGTCGGCCTCATCGTCCCCCACGTCATGCGACTCGTGGTCGGCCCGGACCACCGCATCCTGCTCCCGACGGCGGCGCTCGCGGGCGCGTCGTTCCTCGTCGCCACCGACACCGTCGCTCGCTCGGGGGCCGCCGAGGTGCCCGTGGGCATCCTCACCGCCGCGCTCGGCGCGCCCTTCTTCCTCTACTTGCTCCGGAAGCGGGAGGTGCACGAGCTGTGA
- a CDS encoding PGF-CTERM-anchored ABC transporter substrate-binding protein: protein MRRFATLFVGLLLLVSTAGVAPATAASAQTTDVQCTFPVTLTDATGTEITIEERPERVVTTNPSAAQTMWEIGGRDQVVGLTQYASYLEGADSRTNVSAGFGVNVEKVVGANPDLVIAPNASAGDVQALRDAGLTVYHLPAATSIEDISEKTTTVGRLTGNCEGAAEANAWMNANVDAVENVSAEVEERPKVLYAMGGGYVAANGTFIDALFETVGADNVAARDYTDYLKLSDEVLLQLDPEVLVVTEEMTGLVNQEPYASTTAGETNSTVVLQTRDLNQPAPRSVVNAVHNLSSQLYPERYDEGSYVPRSAVTTGTDDSTASSTETGASPSTSAVDSGTNSPASTTGGDGSGFTAVAALLAVVAAAAMARGRA from the coding sequence ATGCGACGATTCGCCACGCTGTTCGTTGGATTGCTGTTGCTCGTCTCGACCGCGGGCGTCGCGCCGGCGACCGCCGCGAGTGCGCAGACGACGGACGTACAGTGCACGTTCCCGGTGACGCTGACCGACGCGACGGGGACCGAGATAACCATTGAGGAACGCCCCGAGCGGGTGGTGACGACCAATCCCTCGGCCGCCCAGACCATGTGGGAGATCGGCGGCCGCGACCAGGTGGTCGGCCTCACGCAGTACGCCTCCTATCTGGAGGGTGCCGATAGCCGGACCAACGTCTCGGCCGGCTTCGGCGTGAACGTCGAGAAAGTCGTCGGCGCGAACCCCGATCTCGTCATCGCGCCGAACGCCAGCGCGGGCGACGTGCAGGCGCTCCGGGACGCGGGGCTGACTGTGTATCACCTGCCCGCGGCGACCAGTATCGAGGACATCAGCGAGAAGACGACGACCGTCGGCCGACTGACCGGCAACTGCGAGGGCGCGGCCGAGGCCAACGCGTGGATGAACGCCAACGTCGACGCCGTCGAGAACGTCTCGGCCGAAGTGGAGGAACGTCCGAAAGTGCTGTACGCGATGGGTGGCGGTTACGTCGCCGCGAACGGGACGTTCATCGACGCGTTGTTCGAGACAGTTGGGGCCGACAACGTCGCCGCGCGCGACTACACCGACTATCTGAAACTGAGCGACGAGGTGCTGTTACAACTCGACCCCGAGGTGCTCGTCGTCACCGAGGAGATGACGGGCCTCGTGAATCAGGAGCCGTACGCCAGCACGACCGCGGGCGAGACGAACAGCACCGTCGTCTTACAGACGCGCGACCTAAATCAGCCGGCCCCGCGGAGCGTCGTCAACGCCGTCCACAACCTGTCGAGCCAGCTCTACCCCGAGCGGTACGACGAGGGTAGCTACGTTCCGCGGTCGGCCGTGACGACGGGGACCGACGACTCGACGGCGAGTTCGACGGAGACGGGGGCGTCGCCATCGACGAGTGCGGTGGACTCCGGCACGAACTCGCCGGCGTCAACGACGGGCGGAGACGGATCCGGGTTTACCGCGGTCGCGGCGCTCCTCGCGGTCGTCGCCGCAGCGGCGATGGCCCGCGGCCGAGCGTGA